The genomic DNA tcagcctgcgttcttatagaatccaggactaccGGCTTAGGGAtcgctccacccacaatgggcagggccctcccccatcaatcactgattGGGAAAATCCCCAACAATtagagcattttctcagttgaagctcCCGTCTCTCCAGTGACTATagcttgtgttgagttgacataAAATGAGCCAGCACAACAAACGTCAAGTTAATCAGTGGAGCAGAAGGCCGTTCTCCATCCCTTCGCTTTTCTTCCTCAACCCTTTTAGATAAATACTTTTCTCCATCAGTCTTATCTGTACCCACTCCCCCAAATGTCTGGAAAATACTGCTTCGTGTGTGTTTGAGCACTTCGGACATTGTCTCTGCCTTCACACACTTTCCAGTTCAGTTGGAGACAAACACCCACAGAAGAAACAGTACAGGTAGTGCTGGGATGGCCGCACCAAAGGAGCATCTCCCAGTGAGCTAAACGGTCTACTCATCCAGCCAGAAGAGGGGGTGTTTGTACCGATCACAGCAGACTACTCGTGAAAAGCGTGCTTACAGCCAGCTATGCACTTTTCTCTTTTGTATTGCTGACAACAGACCCTCTGTGAGGCCTCGTGTAAGTGGCTACAGGGAAAGTGACACAGAATGTTGGAAACAGTGGTAGCTGAGGTTGCACGTTCTGAACCTGAAGTTGGGTAGAGgatgggagaagagaggagggagaggagaaaggaagagaaaacgcAGACGGAGCATGGAGCATGGTTCTCATGTGTCTCACAAGTGGCCCTAACACTTAATAAGGTTAACTAAGTTTACCTTCCTCCTCATTCAGTGAACGTTCATATTCATTCAACATTATAGGCTTCAAAACTAAAATCACGGCCCTGGGGCGATTTTACATGCTAGAgtagaattttcttttaatttttttatatttatttatttatttatttatttacttacttacttacttacttacttacttacttattggtccgtttgcttttgttttccagacaggatttctctgtgtcgccctggctgtcttggaacacgcactgtagaccaggctagcctcgaactcacagaaatccacttgcttctgcctcctgaatgctggaatttaAAGCGTGCAACACCATTGCCCAGTTGCTGTTGCTTTAATAGGAAAATAAGCGTTAAATTCGTCAAGTGGTTTTAGGCTTAAGGCGCTAAGATTGGGAGGGGCTCTGGGTAGGGTGGGTTTATtttgagaaagggaaaggaaacttCAAATTTAGAAATGTTGAGGATACGGGTTCCAAGAGAAGGCGTGTGTAAAATGGGATCACGGTGTCCCGTTTCTCCGGACTGTGGGGACGACTTAATTCGAAAACACACGACTGTGAAAAGCAAAGCCTTCCACAGGGAAGGCTGACGCGAGCGCTTGCCGTGCGGGTGGAACCTTCGGCGCGGAACCACGATTTCCCCCCGGAAGTCGGAGTATTATGCGGGGACCACTCCGGATTGGAGGAACCTTGTCCTGTCCCCTCTCGCCCCGTCCTGTTTCCGTGGCAACCACGCGAGCAGAGTGGGCTGGCCGCGCAAAGGCAGCTTTTAGGGGCGGGGCTTGCGGCGGAAGCGGCGTCCGCGCGCTCCGTGCGCTGCGGGCTGCAGAGATGCTGCGCGCGGTGTGGCTGCGGTTGTGTGCCGCGCTCTGCAGCCTCCTGCTGGGACGGGCCGAGGCCCCGAGCCCCGGGGTGCCGCCGGAGCGAAGCCGGCCCTACACGGTGCTGCGGGGGCAGAACCTGGGTGAGCGGGGCGGCTCGGGGTGCGGGTTTGCAGACAGATCCCGGCGCGGGGAGCTTTGCGGGGCGCGGGCGGGGCTCGGGCGGGGCGTGGAGCGGTACCAGACCTGGGCTGCTAGTCCTCGCGAAGCCGCTTTTCCTGCTGTCAGCCCCAGGCTTGGGAACCAGCGCTCTCTCCCTGTGTGCTGGCGGCACCTGCTGGAACTGGAAACTGAAGACCCGGGTTTGTGCTCTCCTGTCGCGCTCCGTGGGTTAAGGCTAGGCAGCCGGGCTCATCCTGCATCCTCGTCCTTTGAAATGGGCCCGGTTCTCCGTGATGGCGTTTGTAATTGACAAGTTTTAGCATTTCGTGCACACCAGGTGTTTTGCTCATATCTGTTTATATATGGAGGGCTAATGAGAAAAGTAGAGATTCCAGCCCCATTCTAGAGAAAAGGAAAACGAAGCCCAGAGGTAAAGTTGTTTTACTCAGGGATACTCGGGTAGGAAGTGGTGAGTGTCAGTACTTGAACCTGGGGTTTGTGGGGGCTTGAAAGAGctttaggggggttggggatttagctcagtggtagagcgcttgcctagcaagcacaaagccctgggttcggtccccagctccaaaaaaaaaaaaaaaaaaaaaaaaaaaaaaagctttagggctcttacacacacacacacacacacacacacacacacacacacacacacatattcacaaatgAGTGCATGGCAGTAAGAGGACCTTAGCTGGGTAGACTTCACAGTGAATCTGTCTGTCCTGTCTCAGCCCTCCCTTCTGTGATGTAAGTGACCACCTGCTATCATTTCTGGATTGTCTCCAGTCTGCCTGGTTCCTTCCGTGTTTTGGCCACTAACTTGGTACCTATCCAGCATTCCACTGGGTGGCTCTCACGGATTTCCCTTTAGAGCTGGGTTTATCACCCTTGATACTACTGACATCTTGGATCAAGTGATTTATTTTCTTGAGAGGGGAGGCAGGGGGCAGTCTCCTTTACCCTTTGGATGCAGACACACCTGCCACCCAGAGTGCTGCCTGTTTTGATGAGAAGTGAAGTGTTTGAAGGTAATCTATAGTTGGGCTTAAAGGAATCCTTTTAACCGGGTTTCCACTTGTTCCAGTTTATTGATTTAGAACATGAGGGTCAGTGATGGGAAGTGACCAGAGGGTGGTCtaaaattgtctttaaaaaaaaaattgattgattgattgattgatcataagtacactgtagctgacttcagacacaccagaagagggcgccagatctcattacagatggttgtgaaccaccatgtagttgctggggtttgaagtcaggacctatggaagagcagtattcttaaccactgagccatctctccagcccccagggcagacctttaatcccagcatttgggaggcagaggcaggtgggtctctgtgagttcaaggccagcctcttcaGGACAGCAGGTCTGtgcagagaaaccccatcttggaaaacaaaaacacacccaGATGCAGACCTGGGGAGATGCTCGGCAGGTGGTCCTGGCTGCAGCATCCATAAAGGTCCTATAATGACATTCGACCTTTTGGAGTCGGGGCGTGCTCTGTCATGTTTGTCCTCTCTCACTGTCACCAGGAAAAGATGAACCTTCCTGTATAATGACCAGGCTaagagggagagatgggggagggagtggggcaGGCACAGAGGCTCTGAGATGACTGCCTGGAGAGTACTCCGGTCTTGTTCAGAGGAAGGGCAGCTCGATCAGAACAACAACAGTGGAACCTGACATGGGCCCACGTAGTCAGAGCTAAATGTTTATAAATTTGCTTATTGAAGGTCACAGTGTTTGGAATGTCTCGGAAGACTGCTGCTGTCCATTAAGGCCAGTGGCTGGTTATTGATGTCATCAGGTCCTTAAGGCCTGGGCCACCAGGCTCAGTGGTCACCTGTAGGCCCCACTTCTCCCATTAGCACATTGGATATTTTAGATGGGAACTTTACTCTCAGAAGCACAGTGGGCGCTGGAGAGacacggctcagcagttaagagcaccagcccCTCTTATAGAGGACTGGGCCTTGATTTTTGACACCCACGTGCCAGCTTAAACTTTTTGAAACTGtagtcccagggaatctgaccCCCTCTTGAGACTTCTGGCACCCATGTGGTACaaagacatacaggcaggcaaaacatcccacacatacacacatgggcgcgcaaacacacacactctctctctctctctctctctctctctctctctctctctctcacacacacacacacacacacacacacacacacacacgcatgcaggcacgcacacacacaggaagttgAGCCAGAGGTGGCACAGCAGGTAAAGGCCCTTGCTGCTGTGACCCGAGTTTAATCAATCTGACCCCCTTGTATGGACAGACACTGAGAAAAAATAAGATTTAGAAGACTTTTGTTGGCTTTGTATTTTTATAAAGCAGTTTTGTAAAGTTGTTTCTGTTTTGGTGAGAAGACCTTCTCAGGGTTCCACCAGCGCCTGAACTGGCTCATCTATCAAATCTTCAGGTTTTAAAGATGAGGCTGGGCTCCCAGGCTCTGTCATTTTCTATAATGAGATGTTCTCGGAACAGAAGCTAGAGGATCTTTTTTTCCCAACCAACCAGATTGGGTGGTCTTCGCAGCCTTCCAAAGGCCTTTCTTGGTATTTAGTGGGGATTGGGCCTAGAAGATGCCTCAGTAAGAGTGCTCAGCCTGCAagcccgaggacctgagttcaagtccctgaCACCCACATACAAAGGTGCACATGACAAGGAACTTTCTGGCTGCCCAGCCAGCCCAGACAGAAACAGCAAGCCTCGGGTCCCATGGGAGATTCTCTCTGAAGGCATCAAGTCAtggagcagaggaggaagagatctGATGTCTTGTGTAGGCCCTGCACACGGGTGTACAGGGGtgtacacttgcacacacacaggcctgtGCGGTGCACATATAcgacatacaaaaataaattcgGTGGGCAGCCAGTGCATGTTCCTTTGTTGTCTGCCAGGTCCTGCATGCATTGGTTCTCCACGATGCTCATCTGTTTGCGCACGTGCTGGGCTTGTCCTGGCCTCAGGGCCCTCCCTTTGCTGAGCCCTGGGACTGCCCTGGCCACCTGAGTTGTGTCTCAGAAGGAGCTCAGTGTGCTGTTTCCTCAGGTGCCTCCTCCCCTCCCGGTTCTTCCCCCGGCGCAGGGCTGGATGAAGAATGCTCACGCTTACTTTCCCGTATCTGTGGGGTGACTTGAACGAGTGCCCGTTCGTGGCTACTTCCTGGCACCCTGTGTAGTAAGTACCCTCGGTGTGAGCCGCAGTTGGATAATTCTGGAGCCCTGAGCCTCCACGAGGTAACTTGTTTTCCCTTTGCAGTGTTGATGGGAACCGTCTTTAGCATCCTGCTGGTGACGGTGGTCCTTATGGCGTTCTGTGTCTACAAGCCCATTCGTCGACGGTGATGGCCACACAAGGAAGCCCTGCTCCAGGTTTCTGGGACAGAAGTCGTGTTGCACATGGGCCACTGGAGACGGTGGAATCAGAACTTCTGGGCAGATGGTAAATGCTTCAGGGTGAGGAAAGCCTCTAGAAGTAACTGTTTCCCTCACGTCAGCTATTGGCTACTGATCTCTTCCCTTCTGTTTGGGGCACTGGTTAAAAGTTAAGCCCAAAGCTCCAAGGTTCCTCGTAAAGACTTTTCCATCGCAAAGCATCTAGAAGAACCACACTGAGAACTAATCACTAATGCTTGAACTAGTAAGAGGAAGACCTAACACGTAGACCTCCCCTGCTTTCAGCCTCTCTGTCGCAGTGTGTCAATCACACAcgggggccagcaagatggttcagcaggtacgGGCACCTGCCATCAAGGCGGATtttgattcctggaactcacccgatgggaggagaggccagtTCCATGGGTTGTTCTCTGGGCTCTACATAGgaatacataaacataaaacacACCACGTCTCTTATTCTGCTGAGCTGCCCTCGAATACCCTGGTTGCATGCATTGCTGATTTGGGGAACTTAGTCATCATTCCTTGCAGCCTTGGCGCCCAGCCAGAGTTGAGTCTGAGGTCTGCGATCGTGTGTCCCCCTTTGCCTGGAAGGCTCGGGGTGGCAGCCTGAGCCggtctccctttctccctagtGTAGAGGGTTCAGCCATGTGTCCCCTGTTCAAGCTGCTGTGTTTACAAGACTGTCTACTTTTCGAGTGCTGCTACTGAACTAGATTTTCCCTGTGGGTACTTCCCATTGTTAGAGGTTAtgagtatttattttaatttgctgtGAAGTTGTTGTTATGCTTAATAGTGGATTCCCCTCAAACACAGCACTGGTCTTCTTGTGT from Rattus norvegicus strain BN/NHsdMcwi chromosome 12, GRCr8, whole genome shotgun sequence includes the following:
- the C12h12orf76 gene encoding uncharacterized protein C12orf76 homolog precursor produces the protein MLRAVWLRLCAALCSLLLGRAEAPSPGVPPERSRPYTVLRGQNLVLMGTVFSILLVTVVLMAFCVYKPIRRR